One window from the genome of Streptomyces sp. NBC_00287 encodes:
- a CDS encoding carbohydrate ABC transporter permease encodes MSTLAVRRRRSALRTLAFLSPWLIGFAVFFAYPLISTVYFSLMKYDGFNTPEFRGLDNWTYVFSDYPMFWPALRNTLWLVLVMVTCRVVFGLGVGLLITKIKTGAGVFRTLFYLPYLAPPVAATLAFVFLLNPGTGPVNSVLDDLGLPAPGWFTDADWSKPALTALALWGVGDLMVIFMAALLDVPKEQYEAAELDGTSAWQRFRYVTLPNISPIVLFAVVTGVIQTMQYYTQPLVAGKVASGVIGGSGQPFEPGYPDKSTLTLPQLVYNLGFQRFDYGAACVVALVLFGLAMAFTALLMRRRGGLVGD; translated from the coding sequence ATGTCCACGCTCGCCGTACGCCGCCGCAGATCCGCCCTGCGCACGCTGGCCTTCCTCTCCCCCTGGCTGATCGGCTTCGCCGTCTTCTTCGCCTATCCGCTGATCTCCACCGTGTACTTCTCCCTGATGAAGTACGACGGCTTCAACACCCCGGAGTTCCGCGGCCTGGACAACTGGACGTACGTCTTCTCCGACTACCCCATGTTCTGGCCGGCGCTGCGCAACACCCTGTGGCTGGTGCTGGTGATGGTCACGTGCCGGGTGGTCTTCGGACTGGGCGTCGGCCTGCTGATCACAAAGATCAAGACGGGCGCGGGCGTCTTCCGCACCCTGTTCTATCTGCCGTATCTCGCCCCGCCCGTAGCCGCGACGCTCGCCTTCGTCTTTCTCCTCAACCCCGGTACCGGACCGGTGAATTCGGTCCTGGACGATCTGGGTCTCCCGGCTCCCGGCTGGTTCACCGACGCCGACTGGTCCAAACCGGCGCTCACCGCACTGGCGTTGTGGGGCGTGGGCGACCTGATGGTCATCTTCATGGCCGCGCTGCTCGACGTACCGAAGGAGCAGTACGAGGCGGCCGAGCTGGACGGGACGTCGGCGTGGCAGCGATTCCGCTATGTGACGCTGCCGAACATCTCGCCGATCGTGCTGTTCGCGGTGGTCACGGGCGTGATCCAGACGATGCAGTACTACACGCAGCCACTGGTGGCCGGGAAAGTGGCCTCGGGCGTCATCGGCGGCTCGGGCCAGCCCTTCGAGCCCGGCTACCCCGACAAGTCGACCCTCACCCTCCCCCAACTCGTCTACAACCTCGGCTTCCAGCGCTTCGACTACGGCGCCGCGTGTGTGGTCGCGCTGGTCCTGTTCGGCCTGGCCATGGCATTCACGGCGCTGCTGATGCGCCGCCGTGGCGGACTGGTGGGTGACTGA
- a CDS encoding carbohydrate ABC transporter permease, with protein MTQVLEKPVQLTPDSESERIARRRSLLEWIAVHALGVAVALFFTLPFVFVVLTSLMTDQQALTRDLVPDTWQWDNYRRVFDTPGFLTWWRNTLLYAGLGTVLTVASSLPVAYALAKFRFRGRNLSLMLVIAMMMLPPQVVIIPMYLFWAKQLDLSGTLWPLIIPMAFGDAFSIFLLRQFLLTIPNEYLDAAKVDGCGEFRTLLRVVVPMAKPGIAAVALFQFFYAWNDYFGPQIYASENPGAWTLSYGLESFKGAHHTNWNLTMAATVLVMAPVILVFFFAQKAFVEGVTLTGVKG; from the coding sequence ATGACTCAAGTACTGGAAAAGCCGGTGCAGTTGACCCCGGATTCGGAGAGCGAGCGCATCGCCCGCCGCCGCTCTCTGCTGGAGTGGATCGCGGTGCACGCCCTCGGGGTGGCCGTCGCGCTCTTCTTCACCCTCCCCTTCGTCTTCGTGGTCCTCACCTCCCTGATGACCGACCAGCAAGCACTCACCCGCGACCTGGTCCCCGACACCTGGCAGTGGGACAACTACCGCCGGGTCTTCGACACCCCCGGCTTCCTCACCTGGTGGCGCAACACGCTGTTGTACGCCGGTCTCGGCACCGTCCTCACGGTCGCGTCCTCGCTCCCGGTGGCGTACGCGCTCGCCAAGTTCCGTTTCCGGGGCCGGAATCTCTCCCTGATGCTGGTCATCGCGATGATGATGCTGCCGCCGCAGGTGGTGATCATCCCGATGTACCTGTTCTGGGCGAAGCAGCTGGACCTGTCGGGCACCCTCTGGCCCCTGATCATCCCGATGGCCTTCGGTGACGCCTTCTCCATCTTCCTGCTGCGCCAGTTCCTGCTGACGATCCCGAACGAGTACCTGGACGCGGCAAAAGTGGACGGCTGCGGGGAGTTCAGGACGCTGCTGAGGGTCGTCGTACCGATGGCGAAGCCCGGCATAGCCGCCGTGGCCCTCTTCCAGTTCTTCTACGCCTGGAACGACTACTTCGGCCCGCAGATCTACGCCTCCGAGAACCCCGGTGCCTGGACGCTCAGTTACGGGCTGGAGTCCTTCAAGGGCGCGCACCACACCAACTGGAATCTGACCATGGCCGCGACCGTGCTGGTCATGGCGCCCGTGATCCTCGTGTTCTTCTTCGCGCAGAAGGCGTTCGTCGAGGGTGTCACGCTGACCGGAGTGAAGGGTTGA
- a CDS encoding 6-phospho-beta-glucosidase translates to MKLTVVGGGSTYTPELVDGFARLRDSLPVEELVLVDPAADRLELVGGLARRIFARQGHPARVVTTDDLDRAVEDADAVLLQLRVGGQAARNEDETWPLECGCVGQETTGAGGLAKALRTVPVVLDIAERVRRANPRAWIIDFTNPVGIVTRALLQAGHRAVGLCNVAIGFQRRFAALLGVAPADVHLDHVGLNHLTWETAVRLGGPEGENVLPKLLAEHGEGIADDLRLPRPLLDRLGVVPSYYLRYYYGHDEVVRDLRTKPSRAAEVAAMERELLSLYADPTLDTKPELLARRGGAYYSEAAVDLAAALLGGGGSPYQVVNAYNNGTLPFLPDDAVVEVQAAVGAQGASPLPVPTVDPLYAGLMANVTAYEDLALEAALRGGRDRVFRALLAHPLIGQYEYAEMLTDRLIAHNREHLAWA, encoded by the coding sequence ATGAAACTCACCGTGGTGGGCGGAGGATCGACCTACACCCCCGAACTCGTCGACGGTTTCGCCCGGTTGAGGGACTCCCTCCCCGTCGAGGAACTTGTCCTGGTCGACCCGGCGGCGGACCGTCTCGAACTGGTCGGCGGCCTGGCCCGCCGTATCTTCGCGAGGCAGGGCCACCCGGCCCGGGTGGTGACGACCGACGACCTCGACCGGGCCGTGGAGGACGCCGACGCCGTACTCCTCCAACTGCGCGTCGGCGGCCAGGCGGCCCGCAACGAGGACGAGACCTGGCCGCTGGAGTGCGGTTGCGTGGGCCAGGAGACGACCGGCGCGGGCGGCCTGGCGAAGGCGCTGCGGACGGTGCCGGTGGTACTGGACATCGCGGAGCGCGTCCGGCGGGCCAACCCGCGCGCGTGGATCATCGACTTCACGAATCCGGTGGGAATCGTGACGCGGGCGCTGCTCCAGGCCGGGCATCGGGCGGTGGGGTTGTGCAATGTGGCGATCGGTTTCCAGCGGAGGTTCGCGGCGCTGCTGGGGGTCGCCCCCGCAGATGTCCACCTGGACCATGTGGGCCTGAACCACCTCACCTGGGAGACGGCGGTACGACTGGGCGGCCCGGAGGGAGAGAACGTCCTGCCCAAACTCCTGGCCGAGCACGGCGAGGGCATCGCGGACGACCTGCGCCTGCCGCGCCCGCTGCTGGACCGGCTGGGCGTGGTCCCGTCGTACTACCTGCGCTACTACTACGGGCACGACGAGGTGGTACGAGACCTGCGCACAAAACCGTCGCGGGCGGCCGAAGTAGCGGCAATGGAAAGGGAGTTGCTGAGCCTGTACGCGGACCCGACCCTCGACACGAAACCGGAACTGCTGGCCCGCAGGGGCGGTGCCTACTACTCCGAGGCCGCGGTGGATCTGGCGGCTGCGCTGTTGGGCGGGGGCGGGAGCCCGTACCAGGTGGTGAACGCCTACAACAACGGCACGCTGCCCTTCCTCCCGGACGACGCGGTGGTGGAAGTCCAGGCGGCGGTGGGTGCACAGGGGGCGTCCCCCCTGCCGGTGCCGACCGTGGACCCGCTCTACGCGGGCCTGATGGCGAACGTGACGGCGTACGAGGACCTGGCACTGGAGGCGGCGCTGCGGGGCGGAAGGGACCGGGTGTTCCGTGCGCTGCTCGCCCACCCGCTGATCGGCCAGTACGAGTACGCCGAGATGTTGACCGACCGGC